A genome region from Deltaproteobacteria bacterium includes the following:
- a CDS encoding xanthine dehydrogenase family protein molybdopterin-binding subunit, with translation MAISERPLSAQDGQRLDYQAKLTGRAAYLADMKMPGVCEGAILRSPVAHAWIRYVDASEALKVPGVVAVYTKDDVVEGTGIEPYYGPVFKDQTIVAVDKVRHVGDPVAAVAAETREAAEEAANLIVVEYEDLQPVMDVRDSVKEDATLVHETVRIPEHGFADLAELKPIENTNVCTHFKLRKGDIEQGFAECAHVFEDTFILPTTQHVALEPHGCIAAFQPDGRVNLWSTTQNPFVVRTQLANIFKMPVSKIRIMVPYLGGGYGSKVYPKIEPLTMALAQKAKRPVRILLSREEVFYTVTKHAAFIRMKTGVTADGSFHAREAEVFLDTGAFAEIGPRVAKKSAYTAAGPYKFKHVKIDAKSVYTNKPPAGAFRGFGVSQSAWASESQTDIIAKALGRDPYELRMQNIYDEGDEFVTGERLWSIGVKGCLEKVAQEMKWGEPPETPADPSKVRGKGLAALIKATITPSISCAAIKLNEDGSVNVFTSTVEMGQGSDTAMAAIVADTLGIPLEQVSVLGVDTDVVPYDLTTSSSRSTFHMGKALELASLDLCEQLRRFVSEEHGVPLEETRMEGGKVLFRENALTIREVLFNHFGMQGGTLVGRGEVKTSTVDPDTGDKTTSSFWFVGAGGSEVEIDRDTGRLRVLKHATAVDVGKVITPLGCQQQLVGGAITGMGQALFEQMIWDNGILVNPNLVDYVLPALGDMPDEITPIAVEVPHKNGPFGAKGIGETSLIPVAPSIANAVDDAVDVRIKDLPVTSEKIFLGMLDKS, from the coding sequence ATGGCGATAAGCGAGAGGCCGCTGAGCGCGCAGGACGGACAACGGCTGGACTACCAGGCCAAGCTCACGGGCCGGGCCGCGTACCTGGCGGACATGAAGATGCCGGGAGTGTGCGAGGGCGCCATCCTGCGCAGTCCGGTGGCGCACGCGTGGATCCGCTACGTGGACGCGTCGGAAGCCCTCAAGGTGCCGGGGGTGGTGGCGGTCTACACCAAGGACGACGTGGTCGAGGGGACCGGCATCGAGCCGTACTACGGCCCGGTCTTCAAGGACCAGACCATCGTGGCGGTGGACAAGGTCCGGCACGTGGGCGATCCGGTGGCCGCGGTGGCGGCTGAAACCCGGGAAGCAGCGGAGGAGGCGGCAAACCTTATAGTGGTGGAGTACGAGGACCTGCAGCCGGTGATGGACGTGCGCGACTCGGTGAAGGAGGACGCCACGCTGGTGCACGAGACCGTGCGCATACCGGAGCACGGGTTCGCCGACCTGGCGGAGCTCAAGCCCATCGAGAACACCAACGTCTGCACCCACTTCAAGCTGCGCAAGGGCGACATCGAGCAGGGGTTCGCGGAGTGCGCGCATGTCTTCGAGGACACGTTCATCCTGCCCACCACCCAGCACGTGGCGCTGGAGCCCCACGGCTGCATCGCGGCGTTCCAGCCCGACGGGCGCGTGAACCTGTGGTCCACCACCCAGAACCCGTTCGTGGTGCGCACCCAGCTCGCCAACATCTTCAAGATGCCGGTGTCGAAGATCCGCATCATGGTGCCGTATCTCGGCGGCGGCTACGGCAGCAAGGTCTATCCCAAGATCGAGCCGCTGACCATGGCCCTGGCGCAGAAGGCCAAGCGTCCGGTGCGCATCCTGCTGAGCCGGGAAGAGGTCTTCTACACGGTGACCAAGCACGCTGCGTTCATCCGCATGAAGACCGGGGTCACGGCCGACGGCAGCTTCCATGCGAGGGAGGCCGAGGTGTTCCTCGACACCGGCGCCTTCGCGGAGATCGGCCCGCGGGTGGCCAAGAAGTCCGCCTACACCGCGGCGGGGCCCTACAAGTTCAAGCACGTGAAGATCGACGCCAAGTCGGTCTACACCAACAAGCCGCCGGCCGGGGCGTTCCGGGGTTTCGGTGTGTCCCAGTCGGCCTGGGCCAGCGAGTCGCAGACCGACATCATCGCCAAGGCGCTGGGGCGCGACCCCTACGAGCTGCGGATGCAGAACATCTACGACGAGGGCGACGAGTTCGTCACCGGCGAGAGACTCTGGAGCATCGGCGTCAAGGGCTGCCTGGAGAAGGTCGCCCAGGAGATGAAGTGGGGCGAGCCGCCGGAGACGCCGGCGGATCCTTCCAAGGTGCGCGGCAAGGGGCTCGCGGCGCTCATCAAGGCCACCATCACCCCGTCGATCTCGTGCGCCGCCATCAAGCTCAACGAGGACGGCAGCGTCAACGTGTTCACCAGCACGGTGGAGATGGGCCAGGGCTCGGACACGGCCATGGCCGCCATCGTCGCCGACACCCTGGGGATACCCCTGGAGCAGGTCTCGGTGCTGGGGGTGGACACCGACGTGGTGCCCTACGACCTCACCACTTCGTCGAGCCGCTCGACGTTCCACATGGGCAAGGCCCTGGAGCTGGCCTCCCTGGACCTGTGCGAGCAGCTCCGCAGGTTCGTCTCCGAGGAGCATGGCGTGCCCTTGGAGGAGACGCGCATGGAGGGCGGCAAGGTCCTGTTCCGCGAGAACGCCCTGACCATCCGCGAGGTGCTGTTCAACCACTTCGGCATGCAGGGGGGCACGTTGGTGGGCCGGGGCGAGGTCAAGACCAGCACCGTCGACCCCGACACCGGGGACAAGACCACTTCCTCGTTCTGGTTCGTGGGCGCCGGCGGCAGCGAGGTGGAGATCGACAGGGACACCGGCCGGCTGCGGGTGCTGAAGCATGCCACGGCGGTGGACGTGGGCAAGGTCATCACGCCCCTGGGGTGCCAGCAGCAGCTCGTGGGCGGCGCCATCACCGGCATGGGGCAGGCGCTGTTCGAGCAGATGATTTGGGACAACGGCATCCTGGTGAACCCCAACCTCGTGGACTACGTGCTGCCGGCCTTGGGCGACATGCCCGACGAGATCACGCCCATCGCGGTGGAGGTGCCGCACAAGAACGGGCCGTTCGGCGCCAAGGGCATCGGCGAGACCTCGCTCATCCCGGTGGCCCCCTCCATCGCCAACGCGGTGGACGACGCGGTCGACGTGCGCATCAAGGACCTGCCCGTGACTTCAGAGAAAATATTCCTGGGGATGCTCGACAAGTCGTAG
- a CDS encoding (2Fe-2S)-binding protein yields MKKAVTMDVNGASCQVEVDPWRTLLDVVREELDLTGAKLGCDIQVCGACTLLLDGKPVSACSVLAVDADGRKVTTVEGLADGDRLHPLQEAFMKHGALQCGYCTSGFLLTAKAMLDENPRPDDEQIKSYMGGSFCRCGCYQEIMQAIRSVAQA; encoded by the coding sequence ATGAAGAAGGCCGTCACCATGGATGTCAACGGCGCGTCGTGCCAGGTGGAGGTGGACCCTTGGCGCACGCTGCTGGACGTGGTGCGGGAGGAGTTGGACCTTACCGGCGCCAAGCTGGGCTGCGACATCCAGGTGTGCGGCGCGTGTACGCTGCTGCTGGATGGCAAGCCAGTGAGCGCGTGCTCGGTGCTGGCGGTGGACGCGGACGGGCGCAAGGTCACCACGGTGGAGGGGCTGGCCGACGGCGACCGGCTGCACCCGTTGCAGGAGGCGTTCATGAAGCACGGGGCGCTTCAGTGCGGCTATTGCACTTCAGGCTTCCTGCTCACCGCCAAGGCCATGCTGGACGAGAATCCCCGCCCCGACGACGAACAGATCAAGAGCTACATGGGCGGCAGCTTCTGTCGCTGCGGCTGCTACCAGGAGATCATGCAGGCCATCCGCAGCGTGGCCCAGGCATAG
- a CDS encoding xanthine dehydrogenase family protein subunit M, protein MKHFEYLEPGTVDEACGLLKQYAGNARVFAGGSSLTILLKQGFLQPDALINIKKIDELRRIEESGGDLVIGALVTHHDIETSSLLAERLPVLCELEHDVANIRVRNMATVGGNIASGEPLTDLPCVFITLDATVRIANTSGGRRLPLEDVFLDYYETQLGEDEVLTHVVIPPLPAHGAIDYVRFSSSSVVDKPCIGVAVRMSVNPDDGACGDVRIGLGCVAPTPMRARNAEAALEGKPLTDENLQAAARAAADECDPMDDLRGSERYKREMVAALVRRLAPKVYENAKSHG, encoded by the coding sequence ATGAAGCACTTCGAATACCTGGAACCCGGTACCGTGGACGAGGCGTGCGGGCTGCTCAAGCAGTATGCCGGCAACGCGCGCGTGTTCGCCGGCGGCAGCTCCCTCACAATCCTGCTCAAGCAGGGTTTCCTGCAGCCGGACGCGCTCATCAACATCAAGAAGATCGACGAGCTGCGGCGCATCGAGGAGTCCGGCGGCGACCTGGTCATCGGCGCGCTGGTGACGCACCACGACATCGAGACGTCGAGCCTCCTGGCCGAACGCCTGCCGGTGCTGTGCGAGCTGGAGCATGACGTGGCCAACATCCGCGTGCGCAACATGGCCACGGTAGGGGGCAACATCGCTTCGGGCGAGCCGTTGACCGACCTGCCGTGCGTGTTCATCACCCTGGATGCCACCGTGCGCATCGCCAACACCTCGGGCGGGCGTAGGCTGCCGCTGGAAGACGTCTTCCTGGACTACTACGAGACGCAGTTGGGGGAGGACGAGGTGCTGACCCACGTGGTGATTCCGCCGCTGCCGGCCCACGGCGCCATCGACTACGTGCGCTTCTCCAGCAGTTCCGTGGTGGACAAGCCCTGCATCGGCGTGGCCGTGCGCATGTCGGTGAACCCGGACGACGGCGCCTGCGGCGACGTGCGCATCGGGCTTGGCTGCGTCGCGCCCACGCCCATGCGCGCCCGCAACGCCGAGGCGGCGCTGGAGGGGAAACCGCTGACCGACGAGAACCTCCAGGCGGCAGCCCGGGCCGCCGCCGATGAATGCGACCCCATGGACGACCTGCGCGGCTCCGAGCGCTACAAGCGCGAGATGGTGGCGGCGCTGGTGCGGCGGCTGGCGCCCAAGGTGTACGAGAACGCGAAAAGCCACGGTTGA
- a CDS encoding UbiD family decarboxylase: MHQDLREFLDVLEREGQLLEVNREVDTRFEVAAGIRKSSDVGGPALLFNNVKDHPDWRVLGALYATRRLVALGLGVTEDKLLERYLTLEEARIPSEMVSTGPVKEVRWTGDEIDLDKLPICVHSEKDCGAYVTIGVQIGKDPDTRIPNVSIHRMLRLGKDRLSLWAPPDHHLGRMILKAEDRGEGLEVATAIGVDPAIIIGSQSRVPYGVDEFAVAGGLRGAPVQLTRCDTIDVDVPAHAEVVIEGVTVPGERVSDGPYGEYPGTYSESKQAPVIQVTAITMRRNPIYETCLTGMPVTENHTLIECANAALVYRTVSAITPEVKDFSVSAGGTFRHHAVVSMRKRHDAEARNVILALLATGAGFKRVVVVDEDINVHDPVDVEWAVNTRVQPDKDVIIVPNLAMSTLDPSAPAPRTTAVWGIDATMPLHDNEYYRKVVVPGVDKVDYL; this comes from the coding sequence TTGCATCAAGACCTGAGAGAATTCCTTGACGTGCTGGAGCGCGAGGGCCAGTTGCTGGAGGTGAATCGGGAGGTGGACACGCGCTTCGAGGTCGCCGCCGGCATACGGAAGAGTTCCGACGTGGGCGGTCCGGCGCTGTTGTTCAACAACGTCAAGGACCATCCCGACTGGCGCGTGCTGGGGGCGCTGTACGCCACCCGGCGGCTGGTGGCGCTGGGCCTGGGGGTCACCGAGGACAAGCTGCTGGAGCGCTACCTGACCCTGGAGGAGGCGCGCATCCCCTCCGAGATGGTGTCCACCGGTCCGGTCAAGGAGGTGCGCTGGACCGGCGACGAAATCGACCTCGACAAGCTCCCCATCTGCGTCCATTCCGAGAAGGACTGCGGCGCCTACGTCACCATCGGCGTCCAGATCGGCAAGGATCCGGACACGCGCATTCCCAACGTGTCCATCCACCGCATGCTGCGGCTGGGCAAGGACCGGCTGTCGCTGTGGGCGCCGCCGGACCATCACCTGGGGCGGATGATCCTCAAGGCCGAGGACCGGGGCGAAGGGCTGGAGGTGGCCACCGCCATCGGCGTGGACCCGGCCATCATCATCGGCTCCCAGTCCCGGGTCCCCTACGGGGTGGACGAGTTCGCGGTGGCCGGAGGCTTGCGCGGCGCGCCGGTGCAGTTGACCCGGTGCGACACCATCGACGTGGACGTTCCCGCCCACGCGGAGGTGGTGATCGAGGGCGTGACCGTTCCCGGGGAGCGGGTGTCGGACGGCCCCTACGGCGAGTACCCGGGCACCTACAGCGAGAGCAAGCAGGCGCCGGTGATCCAGGTCACCGCCATCACCATGCGCCGGAACCCCATCTACGAGACCTGCCTCACGGGCATGCCGGTGACCGAGAACCATACGCTCATCGAGTGCGCCAACGCGGCGCTGGTCTACCGCACGGTGTCCGCCATCACCCCGGAGGTCAAGGACTTCAGCGTCAGCGCCGGCGGCACCTTCCGGCACCACGCCGTGGTGTCCATGCGCAAGCGCCACGACGCGGAGGCGCGCAACGTCATCCTGGCGCTGCTGGCCACGGGTGCGGGCTTCAAGCGCGTGGTGGTGGTGGACGAGGACATCAACGTGCACGATCCGGTGGACGTGGAATGGGCCGTCAACACGCGCGTCCAGCCGGACAAGGACGTGATCATCGTTCCGAACCTGGCCATGTCCACCCTGGACCCGTCCGCTCCGGCACCGCGCACGACGGCGGTCTGGGGCATCGACGCCACCATGCCGCTCCACGACAACGAGTACTACCGCAAGGTCGTGGTGCCGGGCGTCGACAAGGTGGACTACCTCTGA
- a CDS encoding ABC transporter ATP-binding protein: protein MITIRALRKEFIVTDGKVAAIKRLDLDVDEGEFFVIVGASGSGKTTLLRCVAGLETPNGGEIRIADRTVFGDDPPVWVPPQDRNFGMVFQSYAVWPHLTVFDNVALPLREGAQKIPRQQVNDRVRNALHMVQLDEQIERPSTLLSGGQQQRVALARAIAVNPKVLLMDEPLSNLDARLREDVRGRIRDLAKQLGATVLYVTHDQIEAMAMADKIALMSLGELLQYGSPTDLYRSPNCTEVAEFFGSVNWLPGRRVEGNLVETRIGRFRPSGDTEPGTDVFVGFRPECIQYAEPSDEEAENTFEARLTSSVFLGDQFVYDATAGDVPLTGKSRAVPTTHGDMLSLRVMPDDVMVFAADEKNTTFVNSVGKQS, encoded by the coding sequence ATGATCACGATTCGAGCCCTGCGCAAGGAGTTCATCGTCACCGACGGCAAGGTCGCCGCGATCAAGCGTCTCGACCTTGACGTGGACGAGGGGGAGTTCTTCGTCATCGTCGGCGCCAGCGGCTCGGGGAAGACCACCCTTCTGCGCTGCGTGGCGGGGCTCGAGACCCCCAACGGCGGCGAGATCCGCATCGCCGACCGCACCGTGTTCGGGGACGACCCGCCGGTGTGGGTGCCGCCCCAGGACCGGAACTTCGGCATGGTGTTCCAGTCCTACGCCGTGTGGCCGCACCTGACGGTGTTCGACAACGTCGCCCTGCCCTTGCGCGAGGGCGCCCAGAAGATTCCCCGCCAGCAGGTCAACGACCGGGTGCGCAACGCGCTCCACATGGTGCAGCTCGACGAGCAGATCGAACGCCCGTCCACGCTGCTGAGCGGCGGCCAGCAGCAGCGGGTGGCGCTGGCCCGCGCCATCGCCGTGAACCCCAAGGTGCTGCTCATGGACGAGCCCCTGAGCAACCTCGACGCGCGCCTGCGCGAGGACGTGCGCGGGCGCATCCGCGACCTGGCCAAGCAGCTCGGCGCCACCGTGTTGTACGTCACCCACGACCAGATCGAGGCCATGGCCATGGCCGACAAGATCGCCCTCATGAGCCTGGGCGAGCTGCTGCAGTATGGCAGTCCCACGGACCTTTACCGCAGCCCCAACTGCACCGAGGTGGCCGAGTTCTTCGGCTCCGTCAACTGGCTTCCCGGCCGGCGCGTGGAGGGCAACTTGGTGGAGACCCGGATCGGCCGATTCCGTCCGTCCGGCGATACCGAGCCAGGTACGGACGTGTTCGTAGGGTTCAGGCCCGAATGCATCCAGTACGCCGAGCCGTCGGACGAGGAGGCTGAAAACACTTTCGAGGCGCGCCTGACCTCCAGCGTGTTTCTGGGCGACCAGTTCGTCTACGACGCGACCGCCGGCGACGTCCCGCTCACCGGCAAGAGCCGCGCGGTGCCCACGACCCACGGGGACATGCTCTCGCTCCGCGTGATGCCCGACGACGTCATGGTGTTCGCGGCGGACGAGAAGAACACCACCTTCGTGAACTCGGTGGGCAAGCAGAGCTAG